The Magnolia sinica isolate HGM2019 chromosome 9, MsV1, whole genome shotgun sequence sequence TTGATTCATTGAAACCAAGATTCTTTAAAAGCTCAAATACAAACGATCCATTTTGATACCCAACATACTCATTGTTCTTGATTAATGTCTTTACGTCCGTAACGGTCGGTTGCAGCTTCTCGACTGTTAGCATCGATGTCAGGTTTGCAGCATAAGCTGTCACCAGTACAAAAACCAGGAACGTCCACAGGTTTAGGATGAATCTCGAGTAGTTGCTTTGTAGCTTCTCACCTGCAATGAGCAAAAACTGAGTTTTGACACTTAGAGATTTGCATTTCAAGGTTTCTTGCTGAAATTATAGACTTGGACCTGCTCGAGCCCTATCCGCTCAACACCGTGACTATCGGAAATAGTGGTGagactcagctcgacttggcctAGTCGCAACTCAACTTATCACTGACGAGTCAGTCTGAGTCatcaagggcccgtttggataccaccaaataagttactttttctacttacagcaatatataagtaacttatttgagataagtaagtttggtttaagatcaattataagtaacttttttacgtAAGGAtaacttaatcacttcagctgaataagtaaaaaccaagataagctacttaaggcataattAGCCTTTTTTGTTTCTAAGGCATAATTAACTTAttttaagtaacttacgatccaaacacccCCCTAACCTTAAAACAATGTTAGAGGGCTTAAGAATCAGGCATGGGCCAGCCCATTTATTACTCGGGCCCACTGATGTCATGAATGGGCCTACTTTGGTCAAGGAACAGGCCTTAGTAGAAAATTTTCTGAAACTCATCCTTCAATCCTCACCAAACGAGCCTTGGAACTATGATTGGGCCTGCCCTATTGGCTCATATTGCTGCCCCAAGCCCAAACCACATCGGCCGGAGCAGTAAAACTGATGGACCAACGTGGCCCATTGCCAACCTAATAATCTGGATGATTCTCCATGTGGTTATTATatgagggtgcgtttggttgcaccaaatatcatgtaatctcatgattaatcagtctaatttggtgtaaattttcatgatatttggtgcaaccaagcacatcTGGTGTAAATTTTTTTACGTGAATTCGAGAGTTTGTTAACTTATAGAGAAGACACTCAACCCAGGAGAATTTTTACTACTTACTGTTTGCAAACACGAAcgtagagaaggagaaggagaggatCTTCCCAACCATCTCTGAAGATGCGCCTTGGAACTCTGGATTTTCATCATGCTCAAAGACCCACACCAGAATCCCCTTCAAGACCGCAAAAGCGAGTGTGGTCAGCCACAGATCTGTTGTTAGCGGCTTCATGAACCACCAAGCGCTCATGGTGTCGTCATCCACAGTCGGTACGACTAAGGACGCTCCTGCTTCCATATACTCATATGTAAAGTCTACAAAATCTGATCTGTTTGCTGTTATAGCGGTATCCCCTACAACTGCATCGAATACCTGCTCGAAAAATGAAGAACAAGGAAAATTGATTGAGAAACAAAAACACACTTTGACAGTGTTTGGATGCAAGAAGTAGCCCTCAAATCACGATTACTActattactactactactactactactactactactactaataataataataattattattattattattattattattattattagtggtAGTAGTAGCAGTAGCATTAGTATTATTATAACCAAATGCCAGGCACTGCTGCAACTCACCTTGTAGTATACTTGAGAAATTAGGGCATCATAGTACACAGGATCGTCTTGATCGCCCTTATATGGAATGAATTCATACGAGACATTATATGGCAATTTCTTCATCGTCCATTCGAACACGTCTATAGGGAAACCTGTGGCGATGGTCCGTTGATCTTCATAATCCACCCTCATGAACTCTTGGAATCCGTTTTTTAAAGGTACACCAATCCTTAGTTTCTTACTGGTCAATTTATCTCTAGAAATTTTCGTGGATCCTTCCAACCATAGAACACCTGATAACAGTTAGCCAGACGTCATTGAACCAGAATTTCTATAATTTCCTATTTGGAAGTCTGTAAACAGcatgtttggctgcaccaaatatcatgaaattttgaaccAAATTAGGgcaattaatcatgaaatatcatgatttttGGTGCAACCCAATGCACCCCAAGTATATGAGTTCGTTTTGTATGCTCACAATACATACAGACGCAGCATGCAGCTCTGGATGGAGCTTACTTGCAGCCCacctttcttattattattattattattattttattttattttttaattttttttttaagagcttACTCGCAGCCATCATCGGATGATTGGAATCATATTGTCCAATTTCCCATCAAATGTGGACCATTAAATGACGACTTTGGGTAATACAAACAGAATAATATTCACTATTGttttagggtgcgtttggctGCACCAGAGATCacaattaatcagtctaatttagtaataaaattcatgatattttgtgcaaccatatCCACTTTTAACAACAGTAGAACTAAGGAGTGTCTCTGTCGAAAAACGGTAGGGCCGACAATGGGGTGGGATGGATCTCCATGCTCCCATCCAGCCCATGATTTGGGTACGCCCATGGGCTGATTGCGGGCCTAGTTTAGATTTGTAGAGCCAATGGGCAGGGACTGGTTATATACATAACAACATTTTCTCTTTGAGACCCAAACCAAACCCAAACCAAGCCCTAACCTACGCAGGTTTAACCATTTAATGCTGGGCTTGGGCCTTTAGGCCCATTATTGAAGGGAACATTTAAAGAGGCAATTTATCACCTGGTGGCACACCACCCAGCTACGTGGTGTTGggtactgtggggcctaccatgacctatgtattttatctactccttccatccgtttttccagatcattttagggcatgagccaaaaaataaagaagatgaaaagctcaagtgtaccacaccacaggaaaaagtggtgattggacgcctaccattaaaaacttcttggaggcgacaaaaattttggatcaagctaatctttatgttttcccttcatccaggtctgtgcaatcttatcaacaggttggatgacaaataaacattacggttggccctaagaagtttttaatggtgggtgtcattataccAACTgttacatgtggtgtggtccacttgagcttcagatctgcttcattctttggggtcatcctctaaaatgagttggcaaaatggatggatgacatggatataaaacacgtaCACCACAGTGAGTGCTACAGACCCAACACCACCTAACTGGgtagtgttggggtcaccacccaagcCGCTTCCCAAAGGGTGGCCCCACCACGAAGATCAGCAGCTGCCGAAATTAAAATTAcggtccagtcatcaggtgggccacaccatcaaaattttTGCGtgtacccacctgatgaatagattGGCAAGAGAAAAAAGGGGTGCAACTCGATGTGTTGTAATATCACTTGTATGATCACACACAGATATTTAGAGAAAACaggtaagtgagagagagagagagagagagagagagagagagagagatgggggacACAGATCATACCGTTAGAGGTAGCTCCGGTATCATTGCTCTGATAATCACACGATCTTTTCGACGCTTGCGGTGCATTGCTTGCGATGGAGTAGAAATCATGGAGTGCCACGGACATGCAGGAATTGCGAACGTTTTGGTTGTTATCGATGTTCGTAGACTCAATGGCAGCAACGTCCACTACCATCGATGTTGTATGAAGAATCAGCAGCAATGAGAAGAAGTTCATGTAAAGGAGCTTCATTTCTTCGTTTGAAGAGAGCCTGTTTTCTGTCCTATCTACTTCGACGGTTCGGACATGAACATATACAACGGAACTTCGGCTTTGGTCAAAGTAGAAGTTTGACTTTGACCACATGGCTAACCGTGTGTGGGTTACGTGAAagaatcaatctctctctctctctctctctctctctctctctctctctctctctctctcttcccgtcCCATGGATCCACATGGCGACTCATCCTCAAATGTGTgtactatccagaccatccaaattgtggggcccattttggacgCAGTTTGTCtccaaaatcacactgattaagcaatcctaaccatccaattattaGTGAAAGAATGAGTGGTCCAAATGCTAAAGAAAAAGTCAGATAGTTAATATCATCTTCCTAGTGCAGTTTTCGTGTTATACCACACCACAGCTGGACGCGGTTTGGTCATTGACCCCCcaacatcagccagctagctggtgtcaatgctctgcgggccccaccatcatgtcgacgctctgcgggccccaccattaCACCCGATTCACTGTTCTATCCAAAGCATGCTCATTCCGCGTGTGACGTTGATGCACAGGCACACAGAAATGTAGAAGACGTGGATTAATAGAAAACCATCTAGATTGTGGAGGCCACTGTCTTCAAGTGAAGATCCCATGGTTGGGttgtttgaacaatcctaacctctgattcatggaaacttgtttgtggaaataatATCATTGAATATTTCTCTATTTTTGACCTTAGAAAAATGTACACCTATCCGGCCGGTAATGAAATAATattcaaataagcataatttatGTCCATGATACGTCCACATAGGGTACGTGAATTGGACTGTTTAAGCTGGCTACTTGTATGCCACCTCTGCAATTTTcaggtgcctgcgtatcatcaatCACACTCTACCGGAGTATGAATGTCTCTCTTCGTCAACGGGCCCAATTAATTAGGTCgccaagctctgtccaagcccGGACCATTGAGGATAGGACACCGAATTTTAGGATCAGGATTATTATATTCGGACACGAATTGGGTACTACCCATCGGgatctagctagagatggactGCCCTGACAGGGgctctgtagggtccaccataatgtatgtgttttatccatgccatccatccattttgatagatcactttaggatatgagcccaaaaataaggtagatcgaaTGGTAAAGTTTGagcacactacaggaaacagtggagcttaccattgaaaacttccacggtagttttggatcaagctaatatttatgatttccattcatccatgtatatgtgaccttgcgaacaggttggatagcaaataagcaTCAGGTGGGCcgttggaaggtttcaacagttagCGGCATGgtaatcattttttttattttggtgtGCTCCAAtcgagcctttgatctgcctccttttttctGCTTGCCCTAAACTGATTTGTCAAAATAAATGTACggaatagataaaacacatacatcacggtggtccccccGGAACCCCTgtcaggaccgtccgtctcttgcTAGGTCGTGGTGGCCGGTGGGGTTAGTACCCAATCTGCTCCCATTACACTCGGCTTTTCCTTCCCAGTGAGGtgggcggacgcggattgcgtcctaacccctgggcagggctctgtgcaacccaccgtgatgtaaacgttttattcatgccgtttatcgcttttctcagatcattttaaggtacgagacaaaacatgaagcagatacactgctccagtggaccacatcaaaggaagctgcagtgataataacacccaccattgaaacctttctaagggctatggtgatttttttttaccacccaacctattaataaggtcatgcagacttggatgaagtgaaaacacaaatatcagcttgatccgaaatttCTCCAGCtcccgggaagtttttaatggtggacgttcaatccttactttgtggtctacttaagcccttaaactacctcaatttttgtctcataccttaaaatgatctgatcaatttttgtctcataccttaaaatgatctgagaaaagcaattagcagcatggataaaacacttacatcatggcgggccccacagagccccacgTCCAAGGTGGGCCCGCCTTGTTGTTCCAGGAAattcggaagtggattggctggtgtaccacaccagttatatagctggtgtatacgtcagcaagctctgtaggtcccattatgaggtatgtgttatatccaaaccgtttatacatTTTGAGCTCATGGTAAGGCTAAAGCCAAAACATGAGACAGATTTAAAGATCTATTGGACCACGCTGAAAAAAGCAtagggagattgaacgtctaaaaatgaaacccttttgcggtcacacaagttttgagtcaatatgatatttgtttttcctcttcatccgggccTTTGTGACCTTTcggatagattggatgaaaaataaacattatggtgggccctactaatgttttaaccgtgaaaatcattatcccagctGCTATATGTggtatatgtggtgtggtctagttgaattttagatatgatttattttttggccatgatctaaaatgatctcgccaaatggttgaacggtgtggatataataaatacatcagcgtggggcccacgtaattttgatctccttcgaaccggtcgtacaactcggagctcgaggagcgtcagcactcgtgttcgcatgacacgtacctatcCATGCCGCTTCCGAGAAATTCGCATCCCTATTTAGGATGGCCGACACAAACGAAGTCAACGTTGTCCACTAGAGGATTTCTAGAGCGTTTTCTGGTTGTATGGTGgaagcccatggttcagtgatccagaccattcatctgctTAAGTCCAGTGCAGATGGGCCATGAGGCAGGCCTCATCCGAGCCACTCCAACATTCGCCGTCGATCTCCAGGCATCCCGTAATTTCAATTATCCAGACCGCTTGAGAGTTGTGAGCTTTGATCCAGGTAGACAACTTCTTCTTCTGCTAATAGCGGGCCCCACCGGATTCACTTCAATAACAGATCATCATAACCGATCCATCCGTTCCTTCCATCTGAGCGTAGGGCggggattaggtgttaccagggtaacaactttgtgggtgttacccttaccgtaggcccaccttaatgatgtgttgtatattcattctgtccatccatttttccatttcataTTAGGACACATTACCAaacattaagcatatccaaatctcaggttgaccacaccatgataaacagtgatgattgaatgttcaccattaaaaacttcccaaggcccaccataagaaAATcgataatgtttactttccatccaagccattgataagaTCAATCAGAACTTAACGAAAGGAAAcgacaaatattaacttgatccaaattttttgttgcctacaaaaagcttttaacagtcattcaccactttttccagtggtttggtccacctgagatttggtttcGGTTAATTTTTGGTATAACTGCTTTAAATGAAGTGTAAAAACGTATGGACCACATGTATATGAAAAATATttatcaatgtggaccccacacgagaTAAGcctaacacccactaagttgttacgcAGGTAACGGCTAATCCGCACCCCCCTGAGTATGATACTAGTGTGCTGTATTCAACCGAGCACCGCGTACTCGTTTCAGTCAGGCATTCGAGCCCACAATGCTATGaggcctaggcccaccatggccaAGCATCCCAGCTTGCATGGAAAAAATTGAATATGTGACGTGTTGGACGAAGCTACGTACCGTTACCTCATATGGAGTGGGTTTTTTCTAAATTTGACATCAATCTTGCTGGGACATTGTTTATGGCATCTCCATTGTCGACCAAAATCGTGGTGACCTGGCAACCCTCGAAATGAGTCGATATATAGAATGATTTAAGATGTTGTGTCATGCCATAAGTGGGCCTTTCTAGGATCACAATTTCACATGTTGCCTTTAATTACCCTATGACAATGTTTACCTGTGGCACTTCACTCACTCCCGGTGCTAGCTCCTTCAATCACATATTCTGGATGATCTTCTGGATGAAAGGAAGCGTGCTGTATTACCACAGGATAATTGAGTTCCTTTACGTTGCCTATCATCTCACTTGGTTGGGCTAACTTGGCCCGAAAACTAGATGGTAGAGTGAGTACCATGTTGCAATGGAACACTACAGTAACAATGACCCAAAATTAATTTATAAACTTGGACATTGCCCCCTTAGTGTTTTTGAACTGACTTGCTCATCAGAATTCACATCGGTACGCCCAACATTTCCGTCGACAGTTCTATCTAGATGATTAGAAGTGAAGATGCTTGTAACACTTCAGCCTTTGATATTAGATCTTTTATCAACCAATCATCCTCTGAGAAGAATTTATTGCTGAGATAAGCAGATAAATTATCACAGTTATTAGTGGTTCCCTGTTTTGTTGAACTGTTGGGCTAGGTAGCATCTTCCATGCCCTGATCGTACATGACAAGGTGTAAAACCATGTTCATGGTCAACTATTCCTCCAATTAAGGAATTGATCTCCAGAATGGGCATGACGACATAGTTCTTGACCGAGATGCGCTCTTAGCCTTTGCTAATTCCCTCCTCATAGCCGCTTAATGCCACTGCCAACATTGTTTTTGAGTTCGGGTCATTGTTTTAGGGGCGTTGGAAAATTGGGATGTGTGACCCTTTTTTAGGCTCTTTTCTGAGTCGATGAAGGCTTGACCATCCTTTAACTAATAGCTCTCTCCTGAGGCCAGCAATCAAGTAATGAAAACATTCTTTATGTCTGATGGAGATTCCCCCTCTCAGCCATTATCAGAGTTGCGTATCGAACCTATCTCATTAGTCAAGGCAGACCCCCCAACCTTGGGCGGTCATTCTGGCACATTGGTCGTATAGTTGCGATCCTCGACCATCATATTGTGCCGTGTTTAGCCACCTTATGGTGTGGTCGTAGTAGAAGGCTGATACCACCCTCATCTTGGTCATCGTGATGTGCCATCGTGGTTACTTGGATCGAAATTAACCTTTTGTCACAGTTAAACCACCTTTCGTAGATTTGTTGTAGCCATATTGACATCAAGTTAGGCAGGAATGGGTTGGTATTGATCAATATTACTTTCGTCCTTTTCATAAAACCTCAACAATCCCCAATTAATATATATTATCCTGAATGACGTTCCTGAATACAACACTTGTTAGTCAAATGGAAACAAGTTTCGTGCCATTTAC is a genomic window containing:
- the LOC131256123 gene encoding glutamate receptor 2.8-like, which translates into the protein MKLLYMNFFSLLLILHTTSMVVDVAAIESTNIDNNQNVRNSCMSVALHDFYSIASNAPQASKRSCDYQSNDTGATSNGVLWLEGSTKISRDKLTSKKLRIGVPLKNGFQEFMRVDYEDQRTIATGFPIDVFEWTMKKLPYNVSYEFIPYKGDQDDPVYYDALISQVYYKVFDAVVGDTAITANRSDFVDFTYEYMEAGASLVVPTVDDDTMSAWWFMKPLTTDLWLTTLAFAVLKGILVWVFEHDENPEFQGASSEMVGKILSFSFSTFVFANSEKLQSNYSRFILNLWTFLVFVLVTAYAANLTSMLTVEKLQPTVTDVKTLIKNNEYVGYQNGSFVFELLKNLGFNESRLRSYSTVEQYAEALERGSGNNGVSAIMDEIPYIKVFLKNHCRRYTMVGPTYRTGGFGFVFPRGSAMVPDISRAVLNLTQGEKMLEIERKWFGDKTCLDSEAQVTSIRLPLYSLRSIYIISGVASAITVSIFFIRFLYRRRRCDALREALRANGLWMRILTIGRYFNRMGTTLGNPGVELGPETSAEFSIIGEELPDSCSIEMTQSHMNDEDDHDVIIPHALSLDTVYGKISRTRSRTTRNYSTRY